The region GTTCCCTTTGGAGTGATTAAGATTCAGATTTCTTAGCTTGTTTGagtgttttttttgttgtaaggTTTAGTAGTCTCATTGAGTATTTATCTTTGTACCTGGTATTAATGTTTAATATGTTTGAGTGTTTTCATTTAGATTGTTGAGTGCTTGTGATTAGAATAccacatataatatgttttgaAGACTTGGAcgcctaataataataataataataataagacccttattcctttaaaaaaaagacataaTAGTATGTGTGCCACCAACAAAAGTCTAATAAGATGTTTAGAAGAATGTTAGTCTCAGTTCATCCTTGTACGAACCAAACCGCTAAGATCTACCATTAATCTCTGGCAATGGCATTTTCCAGTGGTTCCAATCATTAAAATCTTCCTGCAGAATAACCATCAAGATTCATGTTACAGCAAAGAACAAATCAATTACAGAATGCAACACACCGAAAATCACGAAGGCAAGAATGAATGAAGAACTCGAGATACAATATGTCTGTCACACTGCACTTTCTGAAGTTCGAGCAAAAGAATGTTCAACCCTCTAATCTTACAACCAAATATAATGATATAAtcccaatatatataaagtatctGAAAGTTACGGGTTTGATTTCATCATCAAGGCAGGCATTTCTTACCTGTCCAATCATTGATGTTGGCGGGAACATGTCGTTTACTAGAGTGTGCAACGAAGTGTATGACTTCACATCTAAACGGTGACTAATGGCAACCTCGCCCTGCAACAATATAATTGTTCACTTTATTAAGTAGAAAACGAAAatcgaattaaaaaaaaaaatggagcatGATCAAGAACTCGATTACCTTAGGGTTGATTATGAAGATCTTTCCCTTTGGAATTCCGATTCTTCTGTAACTGAGTTCATCAGTGTCTCTGTTGCCAAATCCCGCGTAAAACGGGTTATAATCCGGAGGGAACAGAGCCTTGATATCCTGCAGGAAACAGTTTTATGCATCAGAAGAGGGAAAACTATCTAAACCGTTGTCCAAGTCACGAGAAGGACTATAAACTATCGGAATACCTGTAGACAGGCAATCTTAAATTCGTGAGGAGCTCGTTTTATTACTGCCAAACCAATAAGAGACGTAAGGTTCGTAGTCTAGACAGGAGAATAGCTAAATCCATTCTAATTCAGACAACGGGGAACAGATGATCGGTTCGTGAATGGAAGGTTTACCTTCTCGGTACAGCGATGGAAATAGGCCATCGGGTGAAATAACGACAGGTCCATTTGGAAGAGTTTGCCCATCCTAGAATCATACGAGTTTCTATATAGTTACAATCAGAACTTTCATCATTTCCAAAACCaagatttcatttttattacaaTGTCTTTTGCATTTTGCGTACCTGTTTAAGATTGAATAGAAAACTTCTGGTCAAATATGCTTGAACAATTGCACGAGCACTCAGAAAAAGTAACTGGTACCCGTTTTCCTGCAGTTAGCAAGGATATTTAGGTTCGTATTAGTGAAACGGATTGAAAATTCGTGAAAATCAATCACATTAGATCACCATGATAGTGAATATCAAAAGCATCGACAACTTAAAGACAATAagcataaaccaaaaaaaaaaaaaaaaaaaaaaaaaaggaaacacACCTTAATTGCCGAGTATAGTCTTGCAATTCCAGAATGTGTCCAGTCCTTCCCAACCAAAGGCATGAACTGACCAAGAACATCGGACCTACACATGAAACATATTTGTTGGCGAGACATAGCATTGCACATTGTCCTTTTTGACAATCGAAAAATCTGTTGAATGTCCTATAAAGGCATTGAAGGAGGGTGCGATTTGGGATAAGATCCATCATCTAATTAAGTATATCAAGAAATTGCTAGTATGCAACCTcgaaagttttaaaattattctaAATCGACAGAAACCATATGAAATCAAGCACGCTTACTTGGTAATAGTACCATCAACATCAGAAATTACAATTCGTGCATTCCACTTCCATAGGTACATATGAGCTTCAACCTGTttcagtaattaaaaaaaaaaaaaaaaaaaaaaggttcagcAATCCAATTATGAAAGTAAAGCATTCAGCCGAGTAGatatacaatatacatatatcaaGACAAGACAAGAAAGATCACGTACCTTCTGCTCCCCTAGGACCCTTGtagagaaaatgaaagaaaccGTGTTTTGCCCCTCCTTCAGGTTCAAAGATGCAATTTGATCAGAAGTCGGAATATTTGTCCTCACAAATTGCTTGTGCGGAGATTCTTTGCCTCCTCGTGGTGTTGCGTTTGGTTCTACAGCTTGGCTCTGTAAGGTACATTCGGAATCAACAGATGCATCCTCGGTTGTTGAATTACCACTAGACGTATGCTCAAGACTCTTAACTCTTCTAAACGGATTTGGCCAGAGCCTCCATCGCCGTCCAGAAGGAGTTCCACTGAACCCAGAATCATCTTCCCTCGTTCTTGGGCCTTCATCCCGCTCAACTGGAATTACGTCAGTAGATTCAATAGGTAATTCCAAGTTATATGCAGCCATTCCAAGAACAATAGAAGCGGCCCTCTCCCATGGCAAGTACTTCCCTCGAATTCTAACAACCAAAtctttattcttaattatggATTCTGCATCGGTTTTATATTCCTCCTCAGATATACGGTGTGCCTTAAAGACTTCTGCAGCTGCACTCGAACCCATTCCAGGGTGAAGCAAGTTCCCACAACGAGAGATCTCCAATCCTGCATACATACAACAATGTGTATATCGAGTCAAGCTTGTGTGAACTCAAATAGTTAAATCACTTAAATGTGACTGAAAATTATACTGAAATCAAGGAACAGGCCGTACTCCTGTTATTACCAccgtgtgcatcagcaacagaattTCTTGCGTGTGGTTCCGAATTTTCACTTTGATCGCATTTGTCTGAACCTTGCTGGACACTTTGTAATTCTTTTACAACTATTGTTCCCTCAATCTGTGGAGTATCAGACTCGGTAAGATCAATTTTTGACGTACTTTCCACGAGGTTTTCAACTTCAACCAGTACACTTGGGAAAGGAGAACTGCTAGACAGATCAGATCCAGGAGGTAACACGTTATCATTACCAAATTTGTCAGAACCATCTTCGGTTTCCTTGATTGTTAGGGGGCTGAAATGAGACTTCTCTTCTGAACCTCCAAAACTTTCTTGCATTTCCAATGAGGAAAGCGTGTCTTTTTGGTTGGGCTTGTTTCCGATCTCCAAGGCCAGTTCTGATAGCTCCAAACAACTTTTGAAAACATCATCGTTCTTGATGTCAGACGATGTGCTCTCAAGACTGTCGTTCCTATGAAACTTTGTATCCCGATTCTCTATGACAAATGTTTCTTGTAGTTGATAAACTTCTGTTTGGTGCTGTGAAGGACTACTCTCGTTGTTTATGTTGCTATCGTCTTCAAAACCAACACTCCGTACAGATGTTTCAGTATCACCCGAGCAGTCAGTGGCCCGTTTAGCTTTGCCTGTGCTAAACTTTGCATTACCCTTGCAAAAATCAGCACTTTCACCCGGGCCAAGATGAAACCGAGGCATACTCAACTCTACATTTTCTGTATTATCAGATGACGAGATTGGTGCAGTCAATATGTGGCCATCCACGCTCACCAAAACAACTTCTGGACTAGAACTTTGGGATTCTAAAATGTGTTCCACAGTATCTAAATTTTCATAGTGGCCGGAACCATATTCTGATAAGTTAATCGAATCCTCCAGAGAAGATTGAACGTCGTAAAACTCATATAACCCAGACTCTGTCCTATCTAGATGAGCTACACTCGAAGCAATACGTTCATCTTGCCTCTCTAACTCAGAATCAATGGACTCATTAGTCTCGTGCCTATGAAGTACCCCTTTTTGCCTATAATCCCCGTCGTTGCCATTATCCTCCCGTGGCCCTTCATCAGAAACTATCAAGCCCCGATTTGATTCACTCTCCTTATCAGCATCAGCCTCCCTCACAAAATAGGCTTCACCCGAGTTGTCAAGATACATGTGAAAATCGGCTTCAACTCCATTAACCTGTATCCTAACAACCTTCTCTGACCGTTTAAGAACACCCTGAAATTTACCGAACCGAACATACCAAGGGGTGCACCTAAAGCTCCCATCCTGCTGCTTTACAGCAATAATATCAACAGCTCCACCAAAAGGATGAAATGGGGTGGCAACCGAGTACACACCCGCGGTTATAATGCTGCTAACTCTACCCACCACATTCATCTGCTCAGTTACTAAGAAATTCACACCCCCTCTCAAGAACacataaattcaacaattccCACCAACACCCCCTCTCAAGAACacataaattcaacaattccCACCAAAACAAACACTCTCCCCAGTCTAAATTAAGTTCAAACCACTTCAAAGAACCTAAAAGAATCCAAATTGAATCCACCCCCTCTCAAGAACacataaattcaacaattccCACCAACACCCCCTCTCAAGAACacataaattcaacaattccCACCAAAACAAACACTCTCCCCAGTCTAAATTAAGTTCAAACCACTTCAAAGAACCTAAAATAATCCAAATTGAATCAATCCCTAAAcactaaattgagtaaattcGCAACCCTCAGTTCTTAACCAGATATCAATTTCAGTAAATCAGTTAAACCAGATAAGAACTAGCAGAACAAAACGAACAAAGACTTACAGATTCATAAAGAAACAGATAGAGCATAGCTCCAACAGCAACATCAGCTGAAAATAGTCGCCAAAAATGAAGTCTTTCTGACTTTCTGCAACTGAAATTGTCTTCTCTTGGCATTTATACCTGATGGGAATCTGGGAATATTATTGGGATCGTTTTCTATTGCGTAGTAGACAAAGCTTCTTAATTATTAAGGAATTTTCCTGATAGAGATGCGAATAATTAAAGCTttgatttttcatttcattGACTTGGGTTCTTGGAAGTCTGCAAGAGTTGTGCTATGAATTTATGAGATGCTTGTATTACAAACCAACAAGAATCATAGCTTCCTATTTACCCAAACTAAATTCCTGGATTACTCCTGGAAAATTTGGATGGATGACTATTTCGTGTTCTAgaaattttgggaaattttgCAAGAAACCGTTTTGGTAGTTGGCTCGCAGGAAGGGGTTGTTGGGTATATTGGGAAAAAAATACTAGGTTTCACTGTTTCACTTCAACGTTTGAACACGCAGAGGGTAGTTGAGACTTGATGAGAGTCCCTccaaaaaatgagaaaaattttaaaagagttGGATTAGTGGGTAGTGTATAGTTATTGTACTAGAATGTTACGTAAATTAACTTTAGAGTGATTTACCTTTTTTCGTATAGTTGATTGATTATTATATAAGAGCATAGAGTATGATGTGGTGTATGCAAGTTTTCTTCATGTTacatttacactttttttttgggtaatgaGGGAAGGTTATAGTTACTATCTAAGAGCGTGCActagttaaattttatattgtgacCCTAGCAAGTAAAGAATTACAAGGAGATAAACTAGTTTGGTTGTTCATAGTTGATcggttcaaataaaaaatgtcaaatagattGCTATTGTTACgagtcaaacttataattttgtaGTTATAAAGTCAATTGTATGAATAATTTAGTTGAAATTACTTCTTAATTTACACTACTTTTTGCACATGACATCTAGTATCCTCACGATTGTAAAAttaatttggacaattatattaataattcacTCATCAAATAATTAGATTAcactctttattatttttacaattctttcctttaaccaaacacttaaTTTTACGTGCACCTCTCCCACCATGCTTCTCGCCCCTTATGGCGGAATCCTTGGCGTGTAAGGAGGCACTGTCTTGGCTCAAGAATCGGGGGTCATCATCTGTTCGCGTCTACACCGATTGTTCCACTCTCAAGGATTTGCTACATTCGGCTAATCCTAGTCTTTTTTCATATGTTAGTTATTCAGTTGATGCATCTAAGGCTCTTATATCATCTTTTGTTTGTTGCTCAGTTAATTTAATTCCTAGAATTCAAAATCAGGATGCACATGCACTTGCTACAGAGGCCCTCGCTGAGGGGGCACCATTGTACTGGGGTTCAGTCCTGCCGAACTCTATTGCTCACTTATTTTAATCTATTGAGGttgtttggtttcaaaaaaaaaaaaaatcacttaattttacgtagtattattttttctttcccatatttaaaaaaaaaaataattttaagaatgTATTTCCATTATATTCgattttatattgatttttatcaaCTCGATTATCTATTCTAGTGGGGAATTCACAATATAGTCGGGAGACTTGAAACTGTGGATGGTTAACTTTtaagaaatttataatttcaccCACGTAATTTTATTCTTTGGCTCTTTACtgacttttatagttttatgcatgaaatataaaattatattttcaccCCCATAATATTGTTTATTTACAATATGAGGCGTTACTCTATAGGACTTTAATGCAGTTATTTCTCCCGCCTTCATTTTCTCAAAGCGATAATTCTCCTTCTCCGCTACGAATCCCACCGCCACCGTTCGCCGCCGCGCATATCCGCCGGAGTGAAAATGACGAGATTGCATTTGATGATATTCCTCCTGATCTCTCTGCCGTGGCTGTCTACGGCCGAGATCAAGAAGCTGAAGATCAGTGCCGATTCTCGGCCGATGATTTTGTTCGAGCGGTTCGGTTTCACGCACATGGGACGCGCCACCATCAGCGTGTCGTCGGTGGCGGTGTCGTCCACCGTGGCTCCGCCGGAGCCGTCGCAGCTAGGTTTCTTCCTCCTCTCGGAGGAATCGCTGATCCAAGTCCTCTTGGAGCTCCAACAGAACGGAGCGTTTTGCGTTCTGGATTCAAAGTACATAAATCTCCTCTTCACCTTCCGCGATCTCTCGCCGCCGCCGGCCTCGTCGTTCAATCGCTCCTATCCGATCACATTCCCTGATGAATACTCTCTGTTCTTCGCGAATTGCGCGCCGCAATCGAAGGTTTCCATGGACGTTAGGACAGAGCTCTATAATCTCGATCGGAAAGGCCGCACCAAGGACTACCTCTCCGCCGGCCTAACCCTACTCCCGGCTCTCTACTTCCTATTCTCCCTCATCTATTTCGGATTCACCGCCGTCTGGACGCAGATCTGCTGCGCTAATCGCCAATCGGTGCACCGGATCCATCTATTAATGGCGCTTCTCCTCATCATGAAAGCCCTAAATCTCCTCTGCGCCGCCGAGGACAAGCATTTCGTGAAGGTCACCGGAACCGCACACGGCTGGGACGTTCTATTCTACATTTTCCAGTTCATCCGCGTGGTTTTACTCTTCACAGTAATCATCCTAATCGGCACCGGCTGGTCTTTCCTGAAACCGTTCTTacaggagagagaaaaaaaggtATTGATGATCGTCATTCCTCTCCAGGTCCTAGCCAACATAGCCTCCGTCGTAATCGGCGAAACCGGTCCTTTCATCAAAGATTGGGTGACCTGGAACCAAGTCTTCTTAATCATCGACATCATTTGCTGCTGCGCCATAATTTTCCCTATTGTTTGGTCCATCAGATCGCTGAGAGAAACATCGAAAACCGACGGGAAAGCCGCGAGGAACTTAGCGAAACTCACACTTTTCAGGAAATTTTACATCGTCGTTATCGGATACCTTTACTTCACAAGGATCGTGGTTTTCGCCCTCAGGACAATTTCTGCTTACAAGTACCAGTGGGTGGCCAATGCCGCCAAGGAGATGGCTAGTCTGGCGTTCTACATCACCATGTTCTACATGTTCAGGCCTGCGGAGAAGAACGAATACTTTGCGCTCGACGACGAAGACGAAGAGGCTGCTGAGCTTGCTCTTCGCAGCGAGGAATTTGagctttgaaaattgaaattcatcCCATTTTTGCAGtcatgtttttactttttagtcaGTCATGCATACATGTATAGCAACCAAgatttgctttaatttatttactttctctACCAttattttctcccttttttGGAAGCCATTATTGTAGCTCAAGAATCATGAGCTCAGTTCTCAGATAATGAAATTCAATTCTCATGCAATATCAATTACTCATTTATATGTTAGTAAAGTGtgtaactttaatttgtattaaattatGCTCTTTTCTAATTTAAGGTAACAGTACGGTAGGAAACCAAACTTGAAACCTTGGAATTACAGGTTACCTAACCAACTATAAACCCTAGCCGATAGAAGACACAAGGAAATAAATTAACTTAGATTGGCCAGAACTTACCAACAAACAAAAGAAGGTTAGTACAGTAGGAAATCAAACTTAAAACGTTGGAGTTACAAAGCCCCTGGCCAGTAAAGGAGGATACAAGGAAGAAAATCAACTGAATTATCCATAACTGACCAGCAAACCAAGAAGGTGGATAGATAGCTCCAATAAAGAATTAAACTTGAAGACTTCGAGTTACCAAGCCAACTATCTAACTTGGCCACTATAGTTATTTGTCTTCCCCTATTAGTGAACTTGTTACTGTTGGCTGTTACCCCTTATTTTTCAACTTGTGGGCATGTTTTGATAGGCTCAGGGAAAAGAGTTTATAAATGACAATTTTATGTCTGCTGCTGTTGAGTATGTCTATTACAGAATGGCCTGTCATGCACattatttctaaaataaaatgatcAAGAAACAGATAAATACCCAAAAGAAAACAAGATTTTCATAGGAAGGCCAGCATTTACATGACTGCTAGTTTAGGAAGGCCAACATTTACATGACTGCTAGTTTAGGTGTTGCGAATCGCCATTCATTGCAAGCCTTCAAGCATCAGAAACACGCATATTATATCGGGCTCCCAGACGCTGAGCAGTTTTATCAGCAACAGCATTGTCAATCAGCTCAAACTTCTTATAATTTGACTTCAAAGCCTCGGCCTGCTGATTTGAAAGCTTtttctcctcttcctcttcaCGCTAGCATTCAAATAAACATACATGATAGTGGTAGTAACTATCAACGAGAGCTTTAAAAATTGAAGGACGAAGAAAATGTTGAATGGAAATAGAAA is a window of Ipomoea triloba cultivar NCNSP0323 chromosome 11, ASM357664v1 DNA encoding:
- the LOC115996802 gene encoding phosphatidate phosphatase PAH1-like isoform X1; amino-acid sequence: MNVVGRVSSIITAGVYSVATPFHPFGGAVDIIAVKQQDGSFRCTPWYVRFGKFQGVLKRSEKVVRIQVNGVEADFHMYLDNSGEAYFVREADADKESESNRGLIVSDEGPREDNGNDGDYRQKGVLHRHETNESIDSELERQDERIASSVAHLDRTESGLYEFYDVQSSLEDSINLSEYGSGHYENLDTVEHILESQSSSPEVVLVSVDGHILTAPISSSDNTENVELSMPRFHLGPGESADFCKGNAKFSTGKAKRATDCSGDTETSVRSVGFEDDSNINNESSPSQHQTEVYQLQETFVIENRDTKFHRNDSLESTSSDIKNDDVFKSCLELSELALEIGNKPNQKDTLSSLEMQESFGGSEEKSHFSPLTIKETEDGSDKFGNDNVLPPGSDLSSSSPFPSVLVEVENLVESTSKIDLTESDTPQIEGTIVVKELQSVQQGSDKCDQSENSEPHARNSVADAHGGNNRRLEISRCGNLLHPGMGSSAAAEVFKAHRISEEEYKTDAESIIKNKDLVVRIRGKYLPWERAASIVLGMAAYNLELPIESTDVIPVERDEGPRTREDDSGFSGTPSGRRWRLWPNPFRRVKSLEHTSSGNSTTEDASVDSECTLQSQAVEPNATPRGGKESPHKQFVRTNIPTSDQIASLNLKEGQNTVSFIFSTRVLGEQKVEAHMYLWKWNARIVISDVDGTITKSDVLGQFMPLVGKDWTHSGIARLYSAIKENGYQLLFLSARAIVQAYLTRSFLFNLKQDGQTLPNGPVVISPDGLFPSLYREVIKRAPHEFKIACLQDIKALFPPDYNPFYAGFGNRDTDELSYRRIGIPKGKIFIINPKGEVAISHRLDVKSYTSLHTLVNDMFPPTSMIGQEDFNDWNHWKMPLPEINGRS
- the LOC115996802 gene encoding phosphatidate phosphatase PAH1-like isoform X2, translated to MNVVGRVSSIITAGVYSVATPFHPFGGAVDIIAVKQQDGSFRCTPWYVRFGKFQGVLKRSEKVVRIQVNGVEADFHMYLDNSGEAYFVREADADKESESNRGLIVSDEGPREDNGNDGDYRQKGVLHRHETNESIDSELERQDERIASSVAHLDRTESGLYEFYDVQSSLEDSINLSEYGSGHYENLDTVEHILESQSSSPEVVLVSVDGHILTAPISSSDNTENVELSMPRFHLGPGESADFCKGNAKFSTGKAKRATDCSGDTETSVRSVGFEDDSNINNESSPSQHQTEVYQLQETFVIENRDTKFHRNDSLESTSSDIKNDDVFKSCLELSELALEIGNKPNQKDTLSSLEMQESFGGSEEKSHFSPLTIKETEDGSDKFGNDNVLPPGSDLSSSSPFPSVLVEVENLVESTSKIDLTESDTPQIEGTIVVKELQSVQQGSDKCDQSENSEPHARNSVADAHGGLEISRCGNLLHPGMGSSAAAEVFKAHRISEEEYKTDAESIIKNKDLVVRIRGKYLPWERAASIVLGMAAYNLELPIESTDVIPVERDEGPRTREDDSGFSGTPSGRRWRLWPNPFRRVKSLEHTSSGNSTTEDASVDSECTLQSQAVEPNATPRGGKESPHKQFVRTNIPTSDQIASLNLKEGQNTVSFIFSTRVLGEQKVEAHMYLWKWNARIVISDVDGTITKSDVLGQFMPLVGKDWTHSGIARLYSAIKENGYQLLFLSARAIVQAYLTRSFLFNLKQDGQTLPNGPVVISPDGLFPSLYREVIKRAPHEFKIACLQDIKALFPPDYNPFYAGFGNRDTDELSYRRIGIPKGKIFIINPKGEVAISHRLDVKSYTSLHTLVNDMFPPTSMIGQEDFNDWNHWKMPLPEINGRS
- the LOC115997253 gene encoding protein CANDIDATE G-PROTEIN COUPLED RECEPTOR 7-like, whose translation is MTRLHLMIFLLISLPWLSTAEIKKLKISADSRPMILFERFGFTHMGRATISVSSVAVSSTVAPPEPSQLGFFLLSEESLIQVLLELQQNGAFCVLDSKYINLLFTFRDLSPPPASSFNRSYPITFPDEYSLFFANCAPQSKVSMDVRTELYNLDRKGRTKDYLSAGLTLLPALYFLFSLIYFGFTAVWTQICCANRQSVHRIHLLMALLLIMKALNLLCAAEDKHFVKVTGTAHGWDVLFYIFQFIRVVLLFTVIILIGTGWSFLKPFLQEREKKVLMIVIPLQVLANIASVVIGETGPFIKDWVTWNQVFLIIDIICCCAIIFPIVWSIRSLRETSKTDGKAARNLAKLTLFRKFYIVVIGYLYFTRIVVFALRTISAYKYQWVANAAKEMASLAFYITMFYMFRPAEKNEYFALDDEDEEAAELALRSEEFEL
- the LOC115996802 gene encoding phosphatidate phosphatase PAH1-like isoform X3; translation: MNVVGRVSSIITAGVYSVATPFHPFGGAVDIIAVKQQDGSFRCTPWYVRFGKFQGVLKRSEKVVRIQVNGVEADFHMYLDNSGEAYFVREADADKESESNRGLIVSDEGPREDNGNDGDYRQKGVLHRHETNESIDSELERQDERIASSVAHLDRTESGLYEFYDVQSSLEDSINLSEYGSGHYENLDTVEHILESQSSSPEVVLVSVDGHILTAPISSSDNTENVELSMPRFHLGPGESADFCKGNAKFSTGKAKRATDCSGDTETSVRSVGFEDDSNINNESSPSQHQTEVYQLQETFVIENRDTKFHRNDSLESTSSDIKNDDVFKSCLELSELALEIGNKPNQKDTLSSLEMQESFGGSEEKSHFSPLTIKETEDGSDKFGNDNVLPPGSDLSSSSPFPSVLVEVENLVESTSKIDLTESDTPQIEGTIVVKELQSVQQGSDKCDQSENSEPHARNSVADAHGGNNRRLEISRCGNLLHPGMGSSAAAEVFKAHRISEEEYKTDAESIIKNKDLVVRIRGKYLPWERAASIVLGMAAYNLELPIESTDVIPVERDEGPRTREDDSGFSGTPSGRRWRLWPNPFRRVKSLEHTSSGNSTTEDASVDSECTLQSQAVEPNATPRGGKESPHKQFVRTNIPTSDQIASLNLKEGQNTVSFIFSTRVLGEQKVEAHMYLWKWNARIVISDVDGTITKSDVLGQFMPLVGKDWTHSGIARLYSAIKENGYQLLFLSARAIVQAYLTRSFLFNLKQKLV